In Spirochaetota bacterium, the following are encoded in one genomic region:
- a CDS encoding hybrid sensor histidine kinase/response regulator: MARKNPTGPAKSDRPASRGTSRPRKENHRLDSLMLLPESCVLIDRRGIIIRVNEAFMRMFSIGGSHLSGEDIRDFISPADGRTLPAAIDKAAGRGRKEQSLELACIRRDGTGFPASLRLVTVQDGDNRHLLIRFTDLTGEMELRERMDHLQSLASIGTFASGVVHEFNNVLTGIRGYAQLAARDLSNSALLEKAFRIIESETRRGADLCKNMGLYSSRTQINPEPVSIGDLVDTVISLQRKYTAQEGIEVITDVDDLPRHMLDRFQIQQVLLNLVINARHAIIPKGGGTITIRARMSRGMIVIEVKDTGIGIDKNNISRIFDPFFTSKGPIGMNLYGSEIKGSGLGLAVSSAIIRKHQGTIRVESIPGEGSRFIVRLPAVPAQGHPREPAPAATTAPPMLRHPLNVLVVDDEMSIRELLFRALTARNIRVTLARNAEEATVLCKSERFDVVLLDYILPEKNGDHLIPVIREHLPDAKIVMLSGWSSSPLKKKKIEKEVSAWIDKPFEVSDLLATLSALTEEKGLEH; the protein is encoded by the coding sequence ATGGCCAGGAAAAATCCAACAGGACCCGCCAAATCCGACCGCCCGGCGTCACGAGGCACGTCGCGTCCGCGCAAGGAAAACCATCGGCTTGATTCCCTCATGCTGCTGCCCGAAAGCTGCGTCCTTATCGACCGCCGCGGCATAATAATCCGCGTTAACGAGGCCTTCATGCGGATGTTTTCGATCGGCGGATCGCACCTGAGCGGTGAGGACATACGGGATTTCATTTCACCAGCCGACGGGCGCACCCTGCCGGCCGCCATCGACAAGGCCGCCGGCAGGGGAAGGAAGGAACAATCGCTGGAGCTCGCGTGCATTCGCAGGGACGGAACCGGTTTTCCCGCGTCTCTAAGGCTCGTAACCGTCCAGGACGGCGATAACCGGCACCTGCTGATCCGGTTCACCGACCTGACCGGGGAGATGGAGCTTCGGGAACGCATGGATCACCTCCAGAGCCTCGCATCCATAGGCACCTTCGCTTCCGGTGTCGTACACGAGTTCAACAACGTGCTCACGGGCATCCGGGGATACGCACAGCTCGCCGCGCGCGACCTCTCGAACTCGGCCCTGCTCGAGAAGGCCTTCCGGATCATCGAAAGCGAAACCCGAAGAGGGGCGGACCTGTGCAAGAACATGGGACTCTATTCCTCCCGCACGCAGATCAACCCGGAACCGGTTTCAATCGGGGACCTGGTCGATACGGTTATCTCCCTGCAGCGCAAGTACACGGCGCAGGAAGGGATCGAGGTTATAACGGATGTGGACGACCTGCCGCGCCACATGCTCGACAGGTTCCAGATCCAACAGGTGCTCCTCAACCTGGTAATCAACGCGCGTCACGCGATAATCCCCAAGGGAGGCGGCACCATCACCATCCGGGCCCGGATGAGCCGCGGCATGATCGTGATCGAGGTGAAGGATACGGGGATAGGCATCGACAAGAACAACATATCGAGGATATTCGATCCCTTTTTTACAAGCAAGGGTCCCATAGGAATGAACCTCTACGGGTCCGAAATCAAGGGTTCGGGGCTGGGGCTGGCCGTCTCAAGCGCGATAATAAGGAAACACCAGGGTACGATACGCGTGGAGAGCATCCCCGGCGAGGGCTCTCGTTTCATCGTGAGGCTTCCCGCCGTCCCGGCGCAGGGCCACCCGCGCGAACCGGCGCCCGCCGCGACAACGGCACCTCCCATGCTACGGCACCCCCTTAACGTGCTGGTCGTGGACGACGAGATGAGCATCCGCGAGCTTCTTTTCCGCGCGCTGACCGCGCGCAACATCCGCGTGACACTCGCGCGCAACGCGGAGGAAGCGACCGTGCTGTGCAAGTCGGAGCGGTTCGACGTGGTGCTGCTCGACTACATCCTTCCCGAAAAGAACGGCGACCATCTCATTCCCGTCATCCGGGAGCACCTCCCCGATGCCAAGATCGTCATGCTGAGCGGATGGTCGTCGTCGCCGCTCAAGAAAAAGAAGATCGAGAAAGAGGTGAGCGCCTGGATCGACAAGCCCTTCGAGGTTTCCGATCTTCTCGCCACCCTGAGCGCGCTGACCGAGGAAAAAGGCCTGGAGCACTGA
- the amrA gene encoding AmmeMemoRadiSam system protein A codes for MIELNEQQQQKLLALARKAIRQYLETKTLPIPDMEEEFSDPVFCERCGAFVTLHIDGRLRGCIGYITGIKNIPDTVVDMARASAFQDPRFPPLRAQECDLAEIEISVMSPLEDVSDIGDIKVGRDGLIVSSGRQSGLLLPQVATEYNWDTAEFIEHTCTKAGMPCNAWKKPGVRIQKFSAQVFCEKRKGVR; via the coding sequence ATGATAGAATTGAACGAACAGCAGCAGCAAAAACTGCTCGCCCTCGCGCGCAAGGCCATACGCCAGTACCTGGAAACAAAAACGCTCCCGATACCCGACATGGAGGAGGAGTTCAGCGACCCGGTTTTCTGCGAACGGTGCGGGGCCTTCGTGACATTGCACATAGACGGCCGGCTCCGCGGCTGCATCGGCTACATCACCGGGATCAAGAATATCCCGGACACGGTCGTGGATATGGCGCGCGCGTCGGCGTTCCAGGATCCGCGCTTTCCGCCCCTGCGTGCGCAGGAGTGCGACCTTGCGGAGATTGAGATATCCGTAATGTCGCCCCTTGAGGATGTAAGCGATATCGGCGACATCAAGGTCGGGCGTGACGGTCTCATCGTGTCCTCGGGACGCCAGTCGGGCCTTCTCCTTCCTCAAGTGGCGACCGAGTATAACTGGGATACGGCCGAGTTCATCGAGCACACGTGCACCAAGGCTGGGATGCCGTGCAACGCGTGGAAGAAACCGGGGGTTCGCATTCAGAAATTTTCCGCGCAGGTGTTCTGTGAAAAAAGGAAGGGGGTCCGATAA
- the amrB gene encoding AmmeMemoRadiSam system protein B has protein sequence MLRRSPVVAGSFYPSNPQRLAGDVEEYLNGAGKARLDGELVALIVPHAGYVYSGPVAAYSYALLEGSGVELVIVLAPSHRARFSGASVWPSGAFDTPLGSVPVDQELGSRLEKQPHISFIKEAHLNEHSLEVQLPFLQKTLPSFSLVPLIIGTVDLGLCRAIAAEIASVLENETRKFAVVISTDLSHYFPYERAKKIDGMFISRLTGFDLDALAQSLGVEESQACGEGPVLTGLALAKIMGARAVEILKYANSGDTAGGKDQVVGYLAAAVVK, from the coding sequence ATGTTGCGAAGAAGCCCGGTAGTCGCGGGATCGTTCTACCCTTCCAATCCCCAGCGCCTTGCCGGGGACGTGGAGGAATATCTCAACGGGGCCGGCAAGGCCAGGCTGGACGGCGAGCTTGTCGCCCTTATCGTGCCGCATGCGGGTTATGTGTACTCAGGCCCGGTAGCGGCCTACTCATACGCGCTCCTGGAAGGTTCGGGGGTCGAGCTCGTCATAGTGCTCGCGCCGTCCCACCGGGCGCGTTTCAGCGGCGCCTCGGTCTGGCCGTCCGGGGCGTTCGACACGCCGCTGGGGAGCGTGCCGGTGGACCAGGAATTGGGGAGCAGGCTCGAGAAGCAGCCCCATATAAGCTTCATCAAGGAGGCCCATCTCAACGAGCATTCCCTCGAGGTACAGCTCCCGTTTTTGCAGAAGACGCTCCCTTCATTCAGCCTCGTGCCGCTCATCATCGGTACGGTCGACCTGGGGCTCTGCAGGGCCATCGCCGCCGAGATCGCATCGGTCTTAGAAAACGAAACACGGAAATTCGCGGTGGTGATATCGACGGACCTCTCGCACTATTTTCCGTACGAGCGCGCAAAAAAGATCGACGGCATGTTCATAAGCAGGCTCACGGGTTTTGACCTGGACGCGCTCGCGCAATCCCTGGGCGTCGAGGAGTCGCAGGCCTGCGGCGAGGGACCGGTCCTCACTGGCCTCGCCCTCGCCAAGATCATGGGGGCACGCGCGGTTGAAATTTTGAAATACGCCAATTCCGGCGACACCGCGGGCGGGAAGGACCAGGTCGTGGGCTACCTCGCGGCCGCGGTGGTCAAATGA
- a CDS encoding phosphopantothenoylcysteine decarboxylase translates to MSLKNRKVVVTGGPTREWIDPVRYISNASSGKMGIALADAAGPRCAETVFVHGPIERSLLEGRPYRTVAVETTGELLDAVMREIDGSAVLIMAAAPADYRPASKSPVKIKKDDEHLTIDLVKNPDILMAVVARRAAEPEMEGLYTAGFAAETHDAEAFAREKLAYKNLDMICLNDVGKPGAGFSVDTNIMTVFTRRGARVELALASKRDIAVRILDLIESDMGARKL, encoded by the coding sequence ATGTCCTTGAAAAATAGAAAGGTCGTGGTGACGGGAGGCCCCACCAGGGAATGGATCGATCCCGTCCGCTATATTTCGAACGCCTCGTCCGGGAAAATGGGTATCGCCCTCGCGGACGCGGCCGGGCCGCGGTGCGCGGAAACCGTATTCGTTCACGGTCCCATTGAGCGCTCCCTCCTGGAGGGGAGGCCGTACCGAACCGTGGCAGTGGAGACGACCGGCGAATTGCTCGACGCCGTCATGCGGGAGATTGACGGATCGGCGGTGCTCATCATGGCGGCCGCGCCCGCGGATTATCGTCCCGCGTCCAAATCTCCTGTGAAAATCAAGAAGGACGACGAGCACCTGACCATCGATCTGGTTAAAAATCCCGATATACTCATGGCGGTCGTGGCGCGGAGAGCTGCGGAACCGGAAATGGAGGGCCTCTATACCGCGGGGTTTGCCGCCGAAACCCATGACGCGGAGGCCTTTGCCCGGGAAAAACTCGCCTATAAAAACCTGGACATGATATGCCTTAACGACGTGGGAAAACCCGGGGCGGGTTTCTCGGTCGATACCAACATCATGACCGTGTTCACGCGGCGGGGGGCGCGCGTGGAGCTCGCGCTCGCCTCGAAGCGCGACATTGCCGTGAGGATACTCGATCTCATCGAATCGGATATGGGTGCGCGCAAACTCTGA
- a CDS encoding phosphopantothenoylcysteine decarboxylase, with protein sequence MKKIILGVSSSIAAYKACELVRLFVKAGHSVHCVLTENATRLVTPLTLETLSGNPVYTQTFVDDRRAMGHIELKEDAALMVVAPATANIIGKFANGIADDLLSTTFLSVTCPVLMAPAMNPNMWMHPAVQANIDRLTAWGVRFVEPAEGRVACGDLGYGKLADIDTIYRVASDVLEK encoded by the coding sequence ATGAAAAAAATCATACTAGGTGTATCGTCGTCTATCGCGGCCTACAAAGCCTGCGAGCTGGTGCGGCTCTTTGTGAAGGCCGGTCACTCGGTCCATTGCGTGCTCACGGAGAACGCGACCAGGCTGGTGACGCCGCTCACGCTTGAAACGCTTTCGGGAAACCCCGTCTACACGCAGACGTTCGTCGACGACAGGCGCGCCATGGGCCATATCGAGCTCAAGGAAGACGCTGCGCTCATGGTCGTGGCGCCCGCCACGGCGAACATTATCGGTAAATTCGCGAACGGCATCGCCGACGATCTCCTGAGCACGACCTTTCTTTCCGTGACCTGTCCGGTGCTCATGGCGCCGGCAATGAATCCGAACATGTGGATGCACCCCGCCGTACAGGCCAATATCGACCGCCTGACGGCATGGGGCGTGCGCTTCGTCGAGCCCGCGGAGGGCAGGGTCGCCTGCGGCGACCTTGGCTACGGCAAACTCGCCGACATCGATACCATCTACAGGGTCGCAAGCGATGTCCTTGAAAAATAG
- the mutL gene encoding DNA mismatch repair endonuclease MutL: MNRIELLPDHVKRTIAAGEVVEGPFSVVKELLENALDAHAGEIEVEIAEAGLKKIAVRDNGEGIVRDDIPLSVMEHATSKIRTAGDIETIQTFGFRGEALSSISAISRLTILSRTGDAPLGGRLLCREGSIDMGDYAGPRGTMVIVENLFYNTPARKKFLKGRAAEIKNIKSVFLKIALAHPSVRFTLVSDGKRELALEVSGSVGERIEQIYGKGVTGSLYHERLSDIRASIHGFLSAPDFLKSSRSMQVLFVNDRLVEYRYMGFLLSRGYEAIAPRGRHPAAILFLDVDPGLIDVNIHPAKREIKFFDQRYIDSLIQGLCRKALDRTAHRLTGRAFRQAAGPDAQIPRPPSSYDAEDAHGTGERAAGQESFQVYPSPAGADALLVPPIDPLHVAPGLFVREGNPGVHDAAARDGFRVLGVAFASYIVFESEGALHVMDFHAAHERIIYDRIMSRTEEEVTQELIFPHVLALSIEEYDSVIEHRERLGEIGFDIDPFPDHSVVVRGVPAALGRADMDTFFRDLVEALKNGTEADIEGRAAETVACHAARRAGDALSMDEAERLTSEALSGRHDLRCPHGRPFLYKMGKKDIERMFRRS, encoded by the coding sequence GTGAACAGGATAGAATTACTCCCCGACCATGTGAAGCGCACCATCGCCGCGGGCGAGGTGGTGGAAGGCCCGTTTTCCGTAGTGAAAGAGCTTTTGGAAAATGCCCTGGACGCGCATGCCGGGGAGATCGAGGTCGAGATCGCGGAGGCCGGGCTCAAAAAAATCGCCGTCAGGGACAACGGCGAAGGAATCGTGCGCGACGATATTCCCCTCTCGGTCATGGAGCACGCCACGAGCAAGATACGCACCGCCGGCGATATCGAAACGATCCAAACCTTCGGTTTCAGGGGGGAGGCCCTCTCCAGCATATCGGCCATATCGAGACTCACCATCCTGTCCCGCACCGGGGACGCGCCCCTGGGAGGGCGCCTGCTCTGCCGGGAAGGTTCCATAGACATGGGCGACTACGCAGGTCCCCGCGGCACGATGGTGATAGTCGAGAACCTCTTCTATAATACGCCCGCGCGAAAAAAATTCCTGAAGGGGCGGGCCGCAGAAATAAAAAATATCAAGAGCGTGTTCCTGAAGATCGCGCTGGCGCACCCGTCGGTGCGTTTCACCCTGGTGAGCGACGGGAAGCGCGAGCTTGCGCTCGAGGTCTCGGGGAGCGTGGGAGAGAGGATCGAACAAATATACGGCAAGGGCGTCACCGGGAGCCTCTACCACGAAAGGCTGAGCGACATCAGGGCGTCGATACACGGGTTCCTGTCCGCGCCGGACTTCCTCAAGTCGTCGCGCTCGATGCAGGTGCTGTTCGTGAACGACCGCCTGGTCGAGTACCGATACATGGGTTTTCTCCTGTCGCGGGGATACGAGGCAATCGCCCCCCGGGGGCGGCACCCGGCAGCGATACTTTTTCTCGACGTGGACCCCGGGCTTATCGACGTCAATATTCATCCGGCCAAGCGCGAGATCAAATTTTTCGACCAGCGCTACATCGACTCGCTCATCCAGGGACTGTGCCGGAAGGCGCTCGACCGGACCGCGCATCGGCTCACGGGCAGGGCGTTCAGGCAGGCCGCCGGGCCCGACGCCCAGATACCGCGCCCCCCTTCATCGTACGACGCGGAAGATGCGCACGGAACCGGTGAACGCGCGGCCGGGCAGGAATCGTTCCAGGTATACCCGTCGCCCGCGGGGGCGGATGCGCTCCTGGTTCCCCCGATCGATCCGCTGCACGTTGCGCCCGGCCTTTTCGTGCGCGAGGGAAATCCGGGCGTGCATGACGCGGCAGCCCGGGACGGGTTCAGGGTGCTGGGCGTCGCGTTCGCGAGTTACATCGTGTTCGAGAGCGAGGGGGCGCTCCATGTCATGGATTTCCACGCGGCGCACGAGCGCATCATCTACGACCGCATCATGAGCCGCACGGAAGAGGAGGTCACGCAGGAGCTCATTTTTCCGCACGTCCTGGCGCTCTCAATTGAGGAATATGATTCGGTCATCGAGCACCGGGAGCGGCTGGGCGAAATTGGATTTGACATAGACCCGTTCCCGGACCACTCTGTGGTGGTGAGGGGCGTGCCCGCTGCGCTGGGAAGAGCGGATATGGATACCTTTTTCAGAGACCTGGTGGAGGCCTTGAAGAACGGGACGGAGGCGGACATCGAGGGTCGCGCCGCCGAGACGGTCGCCTGTCACGCGGCCAGGAGGGCGGGGGATGCGCTCTCCATGGACGAGGCGGAACGTCTCACCTCCGAGGCCCTTTCGGGGAGGCACGATCTTCGCTGCCCGCACGGCAGGCCGTTTCTTTACAAAATGGGAAAAAAAGATATCGAGAGGATGTTCAGGCGCTCATGA
- a CDS encoding NAD-dependent deacylase, with translation MDQSYQQAAEIIKHSRHCIALTGAGISVESGIPDFRGACGLWQKYDPMEYAHIDNFRRDPDKIWRMLYELMALTSGARPNPAHVALATLERNNLLKSIITQNIDNLHQSAGSRNVIEFHGNAHLLDCIWCGASYSADEFTLNGNPPRCHSCGKVLKPSVVFFGEMIPAQALRDSETQSRAADVVLVIGTSAVVYPASSIPFSAKQRGAKVIEINLESTGLTNSITDVFIQGMAGTTLPALVEQVLS, from the coding sequence ATGGATCAGTCCTATCAGCAGGCCGCGGAAATAATCAAGCATTCCCGGCACTGCATCGCGCTCACCGGCGCGGGAATTTCCGTCGAGAGCGGGATTCCGGATTTCAGGGGCGCCTGCGGCCTGTGGCAGAAGTACGATCCCATGGAATACGCGCATATCGATAATTTTCGCAGGGATCCCGACAAGATATGGCGGATGCTTTACGAGCTCATGGCGCTCACCTCGGGGGCCAGGCCCAACCCCGCCCATGTCGCGCTCGCGACGCTCGAGCGGAACAATTTATTGAAATCGATCATAACCCAGAATATCGACAACCTCCACCAGTCCGCAGGGAGCCGCAACGTTATTGAATTCCACGGGAACGCCCATCTCCTTGACTGCATCTGGTGCGGGGCCAGCTATAGTGCGGATGAATTCACCCTGAACGGAAATCCGCCCCGCTGTCATTCCTGTGGAAAGGTGCTTAAGCCGAGCGTCGTGTTCTTCGGGGAAATGATCCCCGCCCAGGCCCTCCGCGACTCCGAAACGCAGTCGCGCGCCGCCGATGTCGTCCTCGTGATCGGAACCTCCGCGGTGGTATATCCCGCGAGCAGCATTCCCTTCTCGGCCAAGCAGCGCGGCGCCAAGGTCATCGAGATAAATCTCGAATCGACGGGACTCACGAATTCCATCACCGATGTCTTCATCCAGGGCATGGCGGGGACCACCCTCCCCGCGCTGGTAGAACAGGTACTTTCGTAA
- a CDS encoding single-stranded DNA-binding protein — protein sequence MQNYTTATIEGYVTHDPVLRTTKTGKNICLFSVAINHFSNPDSSPRVSFIDIETWEKTADLCAKSVAKGKHILVAGSLRQDRWEGKDGKTQSKLKLVGTQVRFLDPSREGKPAVQEAAQPR from the coding sequence ATGCAAAATTACACTACGGCCACCATCGAGGGCTATGTAACCCACGATCCGGTGCTGCGTACCACCAAGACCGGGAAGAACATCTGCCTGTTCTCGGTGGCGATCAACCATTTTTCCAACCCGGATTCTTCTCCCCGCGTATCGTTCATCGATATCGAGACATGGGAAAAGACCGCCGACCTGTGTGCCAAGAGCGTCGCCAAGGGCAAGCACATCCTGGTCGCGGGAAGCCTCCGGCAGGACAGGTGGGAGGGAAAGGACGGAAAGACGCAATCGAAGCTGAAGCTCGTGGGCACCCAGGTGCGCTTCCTGGATCCGTCCAGGGAGGGCAAACCAGCCGTACAGGAGGCAGCCCAGCCGCGCTGA
- a CDS encoding PAS domain-containing protein, producing MRDFSGDKINRTTRFASPERSGNDAIRAEHELVRSLERFEQIFNSISAVAAVINENRQIIYANREFLKMLGTDDLSSVLGKRPGETLQCIHAETGEYGCGTAESCRVCGAVHAVLECRESGAPVVREARISAITDGRPVSLDMLVTATPFPFDGRRFIAVTFRDIGPQKHREKLEHIFFHDILNTVATLKSALNLVTLHEDGAKKSEFISMAHKICESLLDEIESQHKLIDAENNALRVQPRAFGSIEILREVAGRYDLNAGYSEKEIILDDGSRDEMIFGDPVLVRRILINMLKNALEATPAGGAVTMGCRAMNETVRFHVHNAGVIPRDAQLQVFQRSFSTKGSNRGFGTYSMRLLAEHYLKGKVYFESSESGGTTFFLEIPVDFPAFAEGPGESADGGADTRLPG from the coding sequence ATGCGCGATTTTTCCGGCGATAAGATTAACCGCACCACGAGGTTCGCGTCCCCCGAGCGTAGCGGCAACGACGCCATCAGGGCCGAGCATGAGCTCGTGCGCTCCCTTGAGCGATTCGAACAAATCTTCAATTCCATTTCAGCCGTAGCCGCGGTCATCAACGAAAACCGGCAGATAATCTACGCCAACCGTGAATTCCTGAAAATGCTCGGCACCGACGATCTCAGCAGTGTCCTGGGAAAACGGCCCGGCGAAACCCTCCAGTGCATCCACGCGGAAACCGGGGAGTACGGCTGCGGTACCGCGGAATCGTGCCGCGTGTGCGGCGCGGTGCACGCGGTCCTCGAATGCCGGGAGTCCGGCGCGCCGGTCGTTCGCGAGGCACGGATAAGCGCGATCACCGACGGGAGGCCCGTCTCCCTGGATATGCTCGTAACCGCGACGCCGTTCCCGTTCGACGGGAGGCGCTTTATCGCCGTAACCTTCCGGGACATAGGACCGCAGAAGCACCGGGAGAAGCTCGAGCACATCTTCTTCCACGACATCCTCAATACGGTGGCCACGCTTAAATCCGCGCTCAATCTTGTCACGCTGCACGAGGACGGGGCGAAGAAATCGGAATTCATTTCCATGGCACACAAAATCTGCGAATCGCTGCTCGATGAAATAGAATCGCAGCACAAGCTCATCGATGCGGAAAATAACGCCCTGCGGGTCCAGCCGAGGGCGTTCGGTTCCATCGAGATACTTCGCGAGGTCGCGGGGAGATACGACCTGAACGCGGGCTACTCCGAAAAAGAAATTATTCTCGATGACGGGTCCCGTGACGAGATGATATTCGGCGACCCGGTCCTCGTGCGAAGGATTCTCATCAACATGCTCAAGAACGCGCTCGAGGCGACGCCGGCAGGCGGCGCGGTTACAATGGGATGTCGCGCGATGAATGAAACCGTCCGCTTCCATGTGCACAACGCCGGGGTCATTCCGCGGGACGCGCAGCTCCAGGTTTTCCAGCGCTCCTTTTCGACAAAGGGCAGCAACCGGGGGTTCGGGACCTACAGCATGAGGCTGCTCGCGGAACACTACTTGAAGGGGAAGGTTTATTTCGAATCCTCGGAATCGGGCGGAACGACTTTTTTCCTGGAGATACCGGTTGATTTCCCGGCGTTTGCCGAGGGACCGGGCGAAAGCGCGGACGGGGGCGCCGATACGCGTCTTCCCGGCTAA